The following are encoded together in the Parabacteroides chongii genome:
- a CDS encoding fimbrillin family protein: MKTINQIRFVALVATAATLLGGCEKENTSPADHPLVEARITSVIDAMATRAAGTVWAHGDAIGITGKSGTTEYRNVKFTTTAADGIFTPDGGATGGIYFQNTDPVDFTAYYPYAGSKGTPAGKVTANADDQTAAGQAKYDFLFARATGSAAKPDVQFRFRHCMSLIVLNFLPGKGIPTLGDLQYTIDALALEGTFDTATGKTEGTKAKKLTRKVPSNASGMSSSLIVFPQQQNSAKIEVTLGDAVYSATIDYPENPENSRKREFAAGYSYTYNIKVNKSALTISPATIKPWEKGNGDNGEDVPAWN, from the coding sequence ATGAAAACAATCAATCAAATCCGATTCGTTGCCCTCGTGGCAACAGCAGCCACCCTCTTAGGAGGATGTGAGAAAGAGAATACAAGCCCGGCAGACCATCCCCTCGTGGAGGCACGGATCACCTCCGTCATCGACGCGATGGCTACCCGTGCGGCAGGTACGGTATGGGCGCACGGCGACGCCATCGGCATAACCGGAAAGTCGGGAACGACGGAGTACAGGAATGTGAAATTCACCACCACGGCAGCCGACGGCATATTCACCCCGGACGGCGGAGCAACGGGCGGCATCTACTTCCAAAACACCGACCCCGTCGATTTCACCGCCTACTATCCCTATGCAGGCAGTAAAGGCACCCCAGCAGGCAAGGTCACCGCAAACGCCGACGACCAGACAGCCGCGGGGCAGGCGAAATACGACTTCCTCTTCGCCCGGGCCACCGGCAGCGCGGCGAAACCCGACGTGCAGTTCCGGTTCCGTCATTGCATGAGCCTCATCGTATTGAATTTCCTGCCGGGCAAAGGCATTCCGACGCTCGGTGACCTTCAATACACCATCGATGCACTTGCATTGGAGGGAACATTCGATACCGCAACGGGGAAAACGGAAGGGACAAAAGCGAAGAAGCTGACCCGGAAGGTTCCCTCCAATGCAAGCGGAATGTCCTCCTCGCTGATTGTTTTCCCGCAACAGCAGAATAGCGCAAAGATCGAAGTCACCCTGGGCGATGCGGTTTATTCCGCGACGATCGACTACCCGGAGAACCCGGAAAACAGCCGCAAGCGCGAATTTGCAGCCGGTTATTCCTATACCTATAATATAAAGGTGAACAAATCCGCGCTCACCATCAGCCCGGCCACGATAAAGCCGTGGGAGAAAGGGAACGGCGATAATGGAGAAGATGTCCCGGCATGGAACTGA
- a CDS encoding fimbrillin family protein, translating to MKRTEQLYRTAVLLTLLMLAAACTPDDAFDNAAPGNGTDPAAVLTITVTDGAYAAAPVTDTPEASAANAATNNGAPVTRAVERGFATEFTKGDAIGIYVVKKTKEAREVILENGKFTYDGQTWKAEQSQALPSIPHDDEYLYFAYYPYQGDMSSKYTVTIKEDDAKYFFGSLISGWNVEDNQSTYATYTDCDLMVARGVVAPLPDGSQASPSGSTLTFTMEHQMKLAVIRLPHTICTYTETIGGQEVQKSYNLYAGGHVDLWWQENHYTARRIIKPDYDWNASTTSYYYDSEFNKHKFAATANTGHVPGGKYKIYTVDDGKETTTKRPLAEGDFYMNDGTVLPKEAFSSGNLPDDVKDDCIGVVFWVGEKGEYHWTKTRDRKGDRLLMYDHPGCTHGMVVALQDATNGAKWGPDIEDDKSLGLWAENFGEFTNDEQSKWNNIILSGTLYGYSRSAIIDLYTTHNAGSKFPAYQAVKEYANANSTPEESSGWFFPGMNELATIVFGTPNDIGDQTIEHWKNINSQIEKTNGNKMTGRYWSNSDFEGNMAWQAYPEKKDELYNAKPKSDSYKVRAVLAF from the coding sequence ATGAAACGAACAGAACAATTATACCGAACAGCGGTACTGCTGACGCTCCTGATGCTGGCAGCAGCCTGCACCCCCGACGACGCATTCGATAACGCTGCCCCCGGCAACGGCACCGATCCTGCCGCCGTGCTCACCATCACCGTTACCGACGGAGCCTATGCCGCCGCCCCGGTAACCGACACCCCGGAAGCCTCCGCCGCCAATGCCGCGACAAACAACGGCGCACCCGTGACCCGCGCCGTGGAAAGAGGCTTTGCCACCGAGTTTACCAAAGGCGACGCGATAGGCATCTATGTGGTGAAGAAGACGAAGGAGGCGCGAGAGGTAATTCTCGAAAACGGGAAATTCACCTATGATGGCCAAACATGGAAAGCTGAACAAAGTCAGGCACTCCCGTCCATCCCCCACGATGACGAGTACCTTTACTTTGCCTATTATCCCTACCAGGGGGACATGTCGTCCAAATATACAGTAACTATCAAAGAAGACGACGCGAAATATTTCTTCGGGAGTCTTATCTCCGGCTGGAATGTCGAAGACAACCAGAGCACCTACGCCACGTACACCGACTGCGACCTGATGGTGGCGCGTGGCGTAGTCGCTCCCCTTCCGGACGGCAGCCAGGCTTCCCCCTCCGGCTCTACCCTCACCTTCACGATGGAGCATCAGATGAAGCTGGCAGTCATCCGCCTGCCGCACACCATCTGCACCTATACCGAAACCATCGGCGGACAGGAGGTGCAGAAAAGCTACAACCTTTATGCAGGCGGCCATGTGGACCTGTGGTGGCAGGAAAATCATTACACGGCACGCCGCATAATAAAACCCGATTACGATTGGAACGCCAGCACTACTTCTTACTACTATGACTCCGAGTTTAATAAACACAAGTTCGCGGCGACTGCAAATACAGGGCACGTACCAGGTGGCAAATACAAAATCTACACCGTCGACGACGGCAAGGAGACCACCACAAAACGTCCGCTCGCGGAAGGCGACTTCTACATGAACGACGGCACCGTCCTCCCGAAGGAGGCTTTCAGCAGCGGAAACCTACCCGACGACGTGAAGGATGACTGCATCGGCGTCGTCTTCTGGGTGGGCGAGAAGGGAGAGTATCACTGGACAAAGACCCGAGATAGGAAAGGCGACCGCCTCCTGATGTATGACCATCCTGGATGCACGCACGGCATGGTGGTGGCGCTCCAGGATGCCACCAACGGAGCCAAATGGGGGCCAGATATAGAGGACGACAAGTCCCTTGGGCTCTGGGCTGAGAATTTCGGTGAATTCACAAACGATGAACAATCGAAGTGGAATAATATAATATTGTCCGGGACCCTCTACGGTTATTCCCGCAGTGCCATTATCGATCTGTACACAACCCACAACGCCGGCAGCAAATTCCCGGCCTATCAGGCTGTGAAAGAGTACGCTAACGCCAATTCCACACCGGAGGAGAGTAGCGGCTGGTTCTTCCCGGGCATGAATGAGCTGGCCACGATAGTTTTCGGTACGCCCAATGATATCGGTGACCAAACTATCGAACATTGGAAGAATATCAATAGTCAGATTGAAAAAACCAATGGAAATAAGATGACGGGGAGATACTGGAGTAATTCCGATTTTGAAGGGAATATGGCTTGGCAGGCTTACCCCGAAAAGAAAGACGAGCTTTATAATGCGAAACCCAAATCCGACTCATATAAAGTCCGCGCCGTATTGGCCTTCTGA
- a CDS encoding fimbrillin family protein: protein MKAYIIYMIAASALLIPAGGCSDGLTEGGAATDGDIVTFSATVAPMTGDTQTRATVDGTFEEGNTIGVISKGDTKAKTYVYRSGQFVPATDADAIRWQGTANEQKTLTAWYPNVKMDEFTDLSADQSSDENFDAANFLGAEEITITRTQTSLLFEHYYNARITVNLRAGTGISEAALRQATVKLPAFKMNNYMPNSDGTITIDAGSVSGPVYPHERTPATSGYIRTFDAVVGAIVFEQDETIELIQITIDGNNGYSYQMISRLGDPTFQDNRHYTYNVTVNDDGLTLAPPTGGTWEQGGGDENIDSKDANSTPSNNP from the coding sequence ATGAAAGCATACATTATATATATGATAGCTGCGTCGGCACTGCTGATACCGGCAGGAGGATGCAGCGACGGGCTGACCGAAGGCGGCGCAGCAACAGACGGCGACATCGTGACCTTCAGCGCTACGGTCGCCCCGATGACAGGCGACACACAGACCCGTGCCACCGTGGACGGAACGTTCGAGGAAGGCAACACGATAGGCGTTATCTCTAAGGGCGACACGAAGGCAAAGACTTACGTCTACCGCAGCGGACAGTTCGTCCCCGCCACCGATGCCGACGCCATCCGCTGGCAGGGCACCGCCAACGAGCAAAAAACCCTCACCGCCTGGTATCCCAACGTGAAGATGGACGAATTCACCGACCTATCCGCCGACCAAAGCTCCGACGAGAATTTTGACGCCGCAAACTTTCTTGGTGCCGAGGAAATCACGATAACACGTACGCAGACGAGCCTTCTATTCGAACATTACTATAACGCCCGCATCACGGTGAATCTCCGTGCGGGAACAGGCATAAGCGAGGCAGCCCTGCGTCAAGCGACAGTGAAGCTTCCCGCATTCAAGATGAATAATTATATGCCGAATTCGGACGGGACTATTACTATAGATGCCGGAAGCGTATCAGGCCCGGTTTACCCCCACGAACGTACCCCGGCCACCTCCGGCTATATCCGAACGTTCGATGCGGTCGTGGGGGCAATAGTGTTTGAACAAGACGAAACCATCGAACTCATCCAGATAACCATCGACGGCAACAATGGCTATTCGTATCAGATGATATCGCGGCTAGGTGATCCCACGTTTCAAGATAACCGCCACTACACCTACAACGTGACGGTAAACGACGACGGTCTCACCCTCGCGCCCCCCACCGGCGGGACATGGGAGCAGGGCGGCGGGGACGAGAACATCGATAGCAAGGATGCCAATAGCACCCCAAGTAATAACCCATAA